Genomic segment of Parageobacillus genomosp. 1:
TATGTATAAAAACTCCCATCCGCTTTCTTTTTCCACGAACCAAAATGGAGCTCATAAATGAACAAGGGATTTTCATAAATCCGCTTCCGCTGCTTCTTCCGCTGCCAGGAGTGGTCTTTCCATTGATATCCTTTTATGTTGTAGACAATGGAGGCAGTATGAGGACGCAACTCGGAGTAAAATGCATAAGGGTCGGATTTTAACAAAACATTCCCATCCTTCGTAACGATCTCATATTTATATAAATGCCCTTCTAAATTTTCCGGAATAAAAATCGTCCATACACCTTGATCGCTGACTTTGATAAGATGAAAATTAGTTCCGTTCCATTCGTTAAAACTGCCGACTAATCGAACTTCGCGGGCGTGTGGAGCCCATACACAAAAACGCGTTCCAACCATTCCATCCTGTTTAATGACATGAGCGCCAAACAGTTCATAACTTTTATACAAGCTGCCTTCATGAAACAAGTAAATTTCTAAATCAGTAGGGCTGACGGCAATCAATTAGTATCGCATCCTTTCCTAAAGGTTCTTACAGTATGTTACTTATATTCTACAAACGGGGATAAATTCCTTGATAAAGAAATTTATATTTTTTGACAATATTCAACATTCACTATTTTTATCAGACAAAAAATTTTTTTGCACCAATACTAATGTTTATATTATAATATANNNNNNNNNNNNNNNNNNNNNNNNNNNNNNNNNNNNNNNNNNNNNNNNNNNNNNNNNNNNNNNNNNNNNNNNNNNNNNNNNNNNNNNNNNNNNNNNNNNNATCCCTCCCTCACTTCTCATAGTAATGCATAAATACTTCTTCAAGAGTCGGCTCTCCGATTAATAGATCCTGAACCGGCAGGGTATTCAATTTATCTAGAAGCGCCTTTATATCCCCGCTGTAAAGCAGCGTTATTTCATTTCCCTTTACTTCTTTCTTCACTACTCCTTCTATATGGAAGTCTATTGATTCTGATTGTTCAAATGTAATTGTGATATATTTCAAATTTTTCTTCGTAAGATTTTCAATCGTTTCTACTTTAACAAGTTCCCCTTCCTTAATAGTGGCGACCCGATCACACATCTTTTGCACTTCAGAAAGAATATGGGAGGAGAAAAAGATCGTTGTCCCCTTCTCTCTTTCCTCTGCAAGAAGTTCAAAAAAGGTGTTTTGCATCAGCGGATCGAGTCCGCCTGTCGGTTCGTCCAAAATAAGAAGTTTTGGCTCATGCAACAGTGCCTGGATAATCCCAACCTTTTTTCGATTACCAAATGAAAGATCCTCAATTTTTCTATTAAGATCCAAGTCAAGCCTTTCCGCCAGCTCGGTCATTCTCTTCGAATTGAATTTTTTGTAAAAGCCAGCTGAGTATTTTAATAAGTCGACCACCTTCATATCATCATAACAATGGACTTCAGACGGCAAATAGCCCACGTTTTGTCTTATTTCTTTTGAGTCTTTGATGATATCCTTTCCGAAAATAGTCGCACTCCCGCTAGTCGGATAAATGAAATTTAACAGTGTTCGAATAGTTGTGCTCTTGCCTG
This window contains:
- a CDS encoding ABC transporter ATP-binding protein, which produces MKVVDIKNLTKTYKKNRGIKNLTFSIEEGEIFGFIGPNGAGKSTTIRTLLNFIYPTSGSATIFGKDIIKDSKEIRQNVGYLPSEVHCYDDMKVVDLLKYSAGFYKKFNSKRMTELAERLDLDLNRKIEDLSFGNRKKVGIIQALLHEPKLLILDEPTGGLDPLMQNTFFELLAEEREKGTTIFFSSHILSEVQKMCDRVATIKEGELVKVETIENLTKKNLKYITITFEQSESIDFHIEGVVKKEVKGNEITLLYSGDIKALLDKLNTLPVQDLLIGEPTLEEVFMHYYEK